From a single Aminobacterium mobile DSM 12262 genomic region:
- a CDS encoding lipid-binding SYLF domain-containing protein: MNLREKHARYGISIIVTLAFLLWSGICAPQQALAKTPEQRISGAVKLLHEMQEQSDVGTMADLLEQAKGVAIFPSVIKAGFVFGGKYGEGLVLRRDTASGRWYGPSFATIAGASWGLQIGAESIGLVLVITNERGLEGFKGNNFKLGGDIGVAAGPVGRRGELGTDIKLKASIYSYSIAKGLFAGMSLEGAAVNVDDNANHVYWGKTITAAQALDRRASSAKIQPLIQALNKLIKEAK, encoded by the coding sequence ATGAATTTGCGGGAAAAACATGCACGATACGGCATTTCAATTATAGTCACATTAGCGTTCCTTCTATGGAGTGGAATATGTGCTCCGCAACAGGCCTTGGCTAAAACACCAGAGCAGCGCATATCTGGAGCTGTAAAACTGCTTCATGAAATGCAGGAACAATCTGATGTAGGAACTATGGCTGATCTACTGGAACAAGCAAAAGGGGTGGCTATTTTCCCCTCCGTTATTAAAGCAGGATTCGTTTTTGGCGGGAAATATGGTGAAGGCTTGGTTCTTCGAAGAGATACTGCTTCGGGAAGATGGTACGGCCCTAGTTTTGCCACTATCGCCGGAGCATCGTGGGGACTTCAGATAGGGGCTGAATCCATAGGTCTGGTCCTCGTCATCACCAACGAGCGCGGACTTGAAGGTTTCAAGGGGAACAATTTTAAGCTTGGGGGAGATATTGGCGTAGCCGCAGGCCCAGTTGGACGGCGCGGAGAGCTCGGAACAGATATTAAATTAAAAGCTTCTATTTATAGCTACTCCATAGCAAAAGGACTTTTTGCAGGCATGTCTTTAGAAGGGGCAGCGGTGAATGTAGATGACAACGCCAACCATGTGTATTGGGGGAAAACTATAACAGCGGCTCAGGCCCTCGATCGTCGAGCATCGAGTGCAAAAATACAGCCTTTGATCCAGGCTCTTAATAAGCTTATTAAAGAGGCAAAATAA